The Rhodoflexus caldus genome has a window encoding:
- a CDS encoding RidA family protein has product MKTLFLITIFTFVGIAAHAQQPKVVEFINPSEWPKPPGYTHVVKVSGGTTIYLSGQVPTDAQGQIVGKNDFDAQARQVFENLQTALKAAGATFADVVKMNTYVVGLTIERRNRIREIRRNYLNMEQPPASTLAGVEALYDPEVLIEIEAIAVIK; this is encoded by the coding sequence ATGAAAACTCTCTTTTTGATTACCATCTTTACGTTTGTGGGTATAGCTGCTCATGCACAACAACCCAAGGTGGTAGAATTTATCAATCCTTCGGAGTGGCCTAAGCCGCCCGGCTATACACATGTGGTCAAAGTAAGCGGCGGAACAACCATTTACCTTTCGGGGCAAGTGCCCACCGATGCACAGGGGCAGATAGTGGGCAAAAATGACTTTGATGCACAAGCGAGGCAGGTGTTTGAAAATCTGCAAACAGCCCTGAAAGCCGCCGGTGCAACCTTTGCCGATGTGGTAAAAATGAATACCTACGTAGTGGGGCTGACCATTGAGCGCCGCAACCGCATCCGCGAAATTCGCCGCAACTACCTAAATATGGAGCAGCCGCCTGCAAGTACGCTCGCAGGCGTAGAAGCACTCTACGACCCCGAAGTGCTGATTGAAATTGAGGCGATAGCCGTTATCAAATAA
- a CDS encoding 2-hydroxyacid dehydrogenase yields MKTLCYSLKPFERPGMVQANHRKHELIFNEQSLSLESAALAEGCEAVSIFTNDDASGDVLKALHRLGVGYIALRSAGYNHVDLTTARRLGIRIANVPAYSPNAVAEQGVALLMALNRRIVESQWLMQMQDFRLDTLTGFNIHGKTVGIIGTGQIGMAFAKIMNGFGVRLLGFDPQQNPEAAAIGLTYVSLEQLLCESDIISIHCPLNEHTQYMIDEPQFALMKEGVYIVNTARGGIVRTSALIRHLSAGKVGGACLDVYEREKGLFFFDHRHTIMQDEEFIRLRSFKNVLITGHQGFLTVEALRNIADTTIENLDAWEQHGRSPNDLTD; encoded by the coding sequence ATGAAAACGCTCTGTTACTCTCTTAAACCGTTTGAACGCCCGGGCATGGTGCAGGCCAACCATCGCAAACACGAACTGATTTTCAACGAACAAAGCCTTTCTTTGGAATCGGCAGCACTTGCCGAAGGCTGCGAAGCCGTTTCTATTTTTACTAACGATGATGCTTCGGGAGATGTGCTGAAAGCACTTCACAGACTCGGCGTAGGGTACATAGCCTTGCGCTCGGCAGGGTATAACCACGTAGACTTAACAACGGCACGCCGATTGGGCATTCGCATTGCCAATGTGCCGGCCTATTCGCCCAATGCCGTGGCAGAGCAAGGCGTAGCACTGCTGATGGCACTCAACAGGCGAATCGTAGAAAGCCAGTGGCTCATGCAAATGCAGGATTTTCGCTTAGATACACTTACAGGCTTCAATATTCACGGCAAGACCGTTGGTATTATCGGCACGGGGCAAATAGGGATGGCTTTTGCCAAAATTATGAACGGCTTCGGCGTTCGGCTGCTTGGCTTTGACCCGCAACAAAACCCCGAGGCAGCCGCTATCGGCCTAACCTATGTTTCGTTGGAGCAACTGCTGTGCGAAAGCGATATTATTTCCATTCACTGCCCGCTGAACGAGCACACCCAATACATGATTGATGAGCCGCAATTTGCACTGATGAAAGAAGGTGTGTATATTGTCAATACGGCACGCGGCGGCATTGTGCGCACATCTGCACTTATCCGCCACCTGTCGGCGGGCAAAGTAGGCGGAGCCTGTTTAGATGTGTATGAACGCGAAAAAGGCTTGTTCTTTTTTGACCACAGGCATACCATTATGCAGGATGAAGAGTTTATCCGCCTGCGCAGTTTTAAAAATGTGCTGATAACAGGTCATCAGGGTTTTTTAACGGTAGAGGCCTTGCGCAATATTGCAGATACTACCATTGAAAACTTGGACGCATGGGAGCAGCACGGACGTTCGCCAAACGATTTGACAGACTAA
- a CDS encoding MBL fold metallo-hydrolase RNA specificity domain-containing protein gives MKLTFWGAARQVTGSMYLLELEDDYRILIDCGFDMDRERGKEEELPQAFPGSVFPFDASTLNLVLLTHAHIDHSGNIPNLYREGYEGQVLCTSPTIDLTHLLLTDSAALHRRRLQNLSKKKKKKQLPPPNVVNEWYIEKQVDAAMDSFVGIAFNQRFQVKKGLHITFIPAGHLLGAANILIEVNEGGKQRSILFSGDIGRYNYPLLPDPSPVPQVDYLICESTYGGRNHTPNVEVEAELEKAIIETCVEKPGRLIIPSFSVGRTQSLLYTFNKLATQRRLPPIKVFSDSPMALQSTKIYARYSKMLNKDARDFLATHDTLFDFDNLVIVEDLKNSKAISNYREPCIIISSSGMLEGGRIQHHIRHNLSNPYCTILMIGYSAENTLGRQLLDGIPSLRVGDQEIPVLAKVKYTDAFSGHGDQDDLIKFVKQQAPDRLKQLFLVHGETDSMEAFRTLLSTEGYQQVAMPEKGQTFVLD, from the coding sequence ATGAAGCTGACATTTTGGGGGGCTGCCCGGCAGGTTACGGGCAGCATGTATTTATTGGAATTGGAAGACGATTATCGCATCCTGATAGATTGCGGTTTTGATATGGACAGAGAACGCGGCAAAGAAGAAGAGTTGCCGCAGGCATTTCCGGGGTCAGTTTTTCCGTTTGATGCAAGTACGCTCAATCTGGTATTATTAACCCACGCCCACATAGACCATTCGGGAAATATTCCCAATCTGTATCGCGAAGGTTACGAAGGGCAAGTGCTGTGTACTTCTCCTACCATAGACCTCACCCACCTGTTATTGACCGATTCGGCTGCATTGCACCGCCGCCGGCTGCAAAATCTTTCCAAAAAGAAAAAGAAGAAGCAGTTGCCGCCGCCCAACGTAGTGAACGAGTGGTACATTGAAAAACAAGTGGATGCAGCGATGGATAGTTTTGTCGGTATCGCTTTCAATCAGCGCTTTCAGGTTAAAAAAGGATTGCACATCACATTTATACCTGCCGGCCATTTGCTTGGCGCTGCCAATATTCTCATAGAAGTAAATGAGGGCGGCAAACAGCGCAGCATTCTGTTTTCGGGAGATATAGGGCGCTATAACTACCCGCTGCTGCCCGACCCTTCGCCTGTTCCGCAAGTAGATTACCTGATTTGCGAAAGTACCTATGGCGGACGCAATCATACGCCCAACGTAGAAGTGGAGGCAGAGCTGGAAAAAGCCATCATAGAAACCTGTGTGGAGAAGCCCGGCAGGCTGATTATCCCGTCGTTTAGTGTAGGCCGCACGCAGTCATTGCTCTATACGTTCAACAAGTTGGCTACGCAAAGGCGGTTGCCACCTATCAAGGTGTTTTCCGACAGCCCGATGGCACTGCAAAGCACGAAAATCTACGCGCGCTACAGCAAAATGCTCAACAAAGATGCCCGCGATTTTCTGGCAACCCACGATACCCTTTTTGATTTTGACAATCTGGTGATTGTGGAAGACCTGAAAAACAGCAAGGCCATCAGCAACTACCGCGAGCCCTGTATCATCATTTCTTCTTCGGGTATGCTGGAAGGCGGGCGCATTCAGCACCACATTCGCCACAACCTGTCTAACCCCTACTGTACCATTCTGATGATTGGTTACAGCGCCGAAAATACACTTGGCAGACAACTGCTGGACGGTATTCCCTCGCTCCGCGTGGGCGACCAAGAAATCCCTGTACTTGCCAAAGTGAAGTACACCGATGCTTTCAGCGGGCACGGCGACCAAGACGACCTGATAAAGTTTGTTAAACAACAGGCACCCGACCGTTTGAAACAGCTATTTTTGGTGCATGGCGAAACCGATTCAATGGAAGCATTCCGTACCCTGCTTTCAACCGAAGGCTACCAACAAGTGGCCATGCCCGAAAAAGGACAAACTTTTGTGTTGGACTAA
- a CDS encoding amidophosphoribosyltransferase encodes MSDFIRHECGIALIRLRKPLSYYIERYGTPAYAINRLYLLMEKQHNRGQDGAGVANIVINPRPGNPYMHRVRSVKAQPIAHIFKKVGKVLRKIQKKYPDKYLNANWLKNNVPYTGELWLGHLRYGTFGGNGIESVHPFIRRSNWRSRNLIVAGNFNMTNVDEQFEKLISLGQHPEAKADTVTVLEKIGHFLDTENQRLFDHYNQQGFDNQEITTLLEKHIDLQRVLQRACKDFDGGYAMAGLTGYGAAFVARDPAGIRPAYYYADDEVVVVASEKPAIKTAFGCQYNQIQEITPGHALIIDKEGDYRMLPFTESLPKRSCSFERIYFSRGNDPEIYQERKALGYLLRDQILKAIDYDLNNTVFSYIPNTAETAFLGLMQGIEEFLIEQRKKAIAERKLSAKDLESVLSFRPRVEKLVIKDAKLRTFITDDAHRDDLVGHVYDTTYEVIKKRQDTIVVIDDSIVRGTTLEKSIINMLEKLEPKRIVIVSSAPQIRFPDCYGIDMSRMQEFVAFRAARELLKEHKKLYLLEEVYQKCLDAVKLESHKIVNHVKEIYAPFTYEQISDKVAQIVKQPHIQAEVKVVYQTVENLHRACPNHIGDWYFTGDYPTPGGNYIVNKAFIKFMEGSHERAY; translated from the coding sequence ATGAGCGACTTTATCCGCCATGAATGTGGCATTGCGCTGATTCGGCTTCGCAAGCCCCTTTCCTATTATATTGAGCGATACGGCACACCTGCTTACGCCATTAATCGCCTGTACCTTCTGATGGAAAAGCAACACAACCGCGGGCAGGACGGTGCCGGTGTGGCAAACATCGTCATCAATCCGCGCCCCGGCAATCCGTACATGCATCGGGTGCGTTCCGTGAAAGCTCAGCCCATCGCACACATTTTCAAAAAAGTGGGTAAAGTGCTTCGGAAAATACAGAAAAAGTATCCTGACAAATACCTGAACGCCAACTGGTTAAAAAATAACGTGCCTTATACCGGCGAGTTATGGCTGGGGCATTTGCGCTACGGAACGTTTGGCGGCAATGGCATTGAGAGTGTGCACCCGTTCATCCGCCGCAGCAACTGGCGAAGCCGCAATCTGATTGTGGCAGGCAATTTCAACATGACCAACGTAGATGAACAGTTTGAAAAACTCATCAGTTTAGGTCAGCACCCCGAAGCCAAAGCCGACACAGTTACCGTACTGGAAAAAATAGGACATTTTCTGGATACCGAAAACCAACGCCTGTTCGACCACTACAATCAGCAGGGCTTTGACAATCAAGAGATTACAACGCTGCTGGAAAAACACATTGACTTGCAGCGCGTATTGCAGCGTGCCTGCAAAGACTTTGACGGCGGCTATGCCATGGCCGGTTTGACAGGCTACGGCGCAGCATTTGTCGCACGCGACCCTGCCGGCATTCGTCCGGCCTACTATTACGCCGATGATGAGGTAGTAGTTGTTGCTTCCGAAAAACCCGCCATCAAAACGGCTTTTGGTTGCCAATACAACCAGATTCAGGAAATTACGCCCGGCCACGCGCTGATTATAGACAAAGAAGGCGACTATCGGATGTTGCCGTTTACCGAGTCGCTGCCCAAGCGTTCGTGCAGTTTTGAGCGCATTTATTTTTCACGCGGCAACGACCCCGAAATCTATCAGGAACGGAAGGCCTTGGGCTATTTGCTCCGCGACCAAATTCTGAAAGCCATTGACTACGACCTGAATAATACCGTTTTTTCCTACATCCCCAACACGGCCGAAACAGCCTTTCTGGGCTTGATGCAGGGCATAGAGGAGTTTCTGATTGAGCAGCGAAAGAAAGCCATTGCCGAGAGAAAACTCAGTGCCAAAGACTTGGAATCGGTGCTTTCGTTCCGTCCGCGAGTGGAAAAATTGGTGATTAAAGATGCCAAGTTGCGCACCTTCATTACCGATGATGCGCATCGCGACGATTTGGTAGGGCACGTGTACGACACCACCTACGAGGTTATCAAAAAGCGGCAGGATACCATTGTTGTAATAGATGACTCCATTGTGCGCGGCACCACCTTAGAGAAAAGCATCATCAATATGCTGGAAAAATTAGAGCCCAAGCGTATTGTGATAGTTTCTTCCGCGCCACAGATTCGCTTTCCCGATTGTTACGGCATTGATATGTCGCGTATGCAAGAGTTTGTTGCTTTCCGTGCCGCACGCGAGCTGTTGAAGGAACACAAAAAACTTTATTTGCTGGAAGAGGTTTATCAGAAATGTTTGGATGCCGTTAAGCTGGAAAGCCACAAAATAGTGAATCATGTGAAGGAAATTTATGCGCCGTTCACCTACGAGCAAATTTCCGATAAAGTGGCGCAGATAGTAAAGCAGCCACACATTCAGGCAGAAGTGAAGGTGGTGTACCAAACCGTAGAGAATCTGCATCGTGCCTGCCCCAATCATATCGGCGACTGGTACTTTACGGGTGATTATCCTACGCCGGGCGGTAATTACATTGTTAATAAGGCGTTTATCAAGTTTATGGAAGGTTCGCATGAGCGGGCTTATTGA
- a CDS encoding M16 family metallopeptidase produces the protein MEQPLDRTIAPQAFALEDFPLVRPQTFILPNGIRLRLINAGVQPTVNVQLNFNTGRLAGKQRAVAYLTNKMLAEGTKHRSAASLMAAIDQMGAFLELSPGLDHSEVEFYCLHKHLRPMLGLVQEMLAESVFPERQLEKLKNVTAQGIRINLEKTATVATNLFRESIFGATHPYGSVITEQQLLDSSQEEVQQFYEQYYSGKSFEIIAAGQFEPDDVQLFAETLGTLPVSHVTAPTLSGHAPAIEPVTLYQPKENAVQSSIRIGKIIVLEQGKNSRDYLTLSLLVEALGGYFGSRLMQNIREEKGLTYGIYANLVTLQQASYLVIGADVKKDLRELAISEIHKEIAGMIEQPIDTDELNLVRNYMQGSFIGSLNTAFAIANRYKGIYHHGLPEDFYHHYVSSLNKITTDDLLQAAENHLKGGFSVISAG, from the coding sequence ATGGAACAACCCTTAGACCGTACAATTGCGCCTCAGGCGTTTGCCTTAGAAGATTTTCCTTTGGTACGCCCGCAAACTTTTATATTGCCCAATGGCATCCGACTGCGACTGATTAATGCAGGCGTTCAGCCAACCGTTAATGTACAACTCAATTTCAATACGGGCAGGTTGGCAGGCAAGCAGCGCGCCGTTGCCTATCTGACCAATAAAATGTTGGCAGAAGGTACAAAGCATCGTTCTGCTGCATCGCTCATGGCTGCCATAGACCAAATGGGTGCGTTTTTGGAACTCAGCCCCGGGCTCGACCACAGCGAAGTAGAGTTTTACTGCCTGCACAAACACTTGCGCCCGATGCTTGGATTGGTGCAGGAAATGCTTGCAGAATCTGTTTTCCCCGAACGTCAGTTAGAAAAACTGAAAAACGTTACTGCTCAGGGCATCCGCATCAATTTAGAAAAAACGGCTACCGTAGCCACTAACTTGTTCAGGGAGAGCATTTTTGGTGCAACGCATCCCTACGGCAGCGTTATCACCGAGCAGCAGTTGCTCGACAGTTCGCAAGAAGAGGTGCAGCAATTCTATGAACAGTACTATTCAGGAAAATCCTTTGAGATAATTGCGGCAGGGCAGTTTGAGCCCGACGATGTGCAACTGTTTGCCGAAACGCTGGGTACATTGCCCGTGAGTCATGTTACGGCACCAACCCTAAGCGGCCATGCACCGGCCATTGAACCTGTTACCCTCTATCAGCCGAAGGAAAACGCTGTGCAAAGTTCTATTCGCATTGGCAAAATCATTGTGTTGGAACAGGGCAAAAACAGCAGGGACTACCTTACGCTTTCCTTGCTTGTAGAAGCCTTAGGCGGCTATTTCGGCTCGCGCTTGATGCAAAACATTCGCGAAGAAAAAGGACTTACCTATGGCATCTATGCCAATCTGGTTACGCTGCAACAGGCATCTTATCTGGTAATTGGCGCAGATGTAAAGAAGGATTTGCGCGAGCTGGCCATCAGTGAAATCCACAAGGAAATAGCGGGGATGATTGAGCAGCCCATAGATACCGATGAGTTGAATTTGGTGCGAAACTATATGCAAGGGTCGTTTATTGGTTCGCTGAATACGGCTTTTGCCATAGCCAATCGCTACAAAGGCATTTATCACCACGGGCTACCCGAAGACTTCTACCATCACTATGTTTCATCGCTGAATAAAATTACAACCGATGACCTGTTGCAGGCTGCCGAAAACCACTTGAAAGGCGGTTTTTCGGTTATTTCGGCGGGGTAA